Below is a genomic region from Pectobacterium polaris.
GAGTGAGTGTGACGGTTTTTTTTCGAGGGAAAAATGTAGCAAAGGAGCCGAACGGTTTAATGATTGTCACTTTTGCGTCATCAGTTGTCACCTCCAGATGAGCGTACTCATGGCTCTCTGGATAACACTGGGGTTCCATTAAAAGGAGCCCGATCATGTTGAATAACCCTTCATCGAAATACAAAGCGCATCCACCGATTGACCTAAAAGATCGGCAATGGCCTGACAATACATTAACTCAACCTCCACGTTGGCTTTCCACCGATTTACGGGACGGTAATCAGGCGCTTGCTGAGCCGATGAATGAAATGCGTAAACTGAAATTTTGGGATCTGCTGATTGCCTGTGGATTCAGAGAGATTGAAGTCGCTTTTCCGTCTGCTTCACAAACTGATTTTAATTTTGTTCGCTTATTGATTGAAGAAAAGCGTATTCCACAGAATGTGACAATTCAGGTTTTAACGCAGGCACGAGAAGATTTGATTGCGCGTACCTTTGAATCGCTGAGTGGCGTACATCGCGCAACCCTTCACTTATATAACGCGACTGCACCGATTTTCAGGGATGTGGTGTTCCGTCAGACACGCGATGAAATTATTCAGCTTGCGGTCAATGCGACGAAGCAGATCCGTCGGTTATGTGCTGAGGCGCAGGAGACGGACTGGACCTTTCAATATTCGCCAGAAACGTTCTGCTTTACCGAGCCTGATTTCGCGCTTCAGATTTGCGAGGCCGTCGCCGATGTCTGGGAACCTGATGCGTGCCGTCCCATGATCATCAACCTTCCAGCGACTGTTGAGGTCAACACGCCCAATGTGTATGCCGATCAGATAGAGTATTTTTGCCGACATTTTTCCCGTAGGGATAAGGTCTGTATCAGTGTGCATCCGCATAATGACCGTGGCACAGGCATTGCCTGCGCTGAACTTGCGTTACTGGCTGGCGCTGAAAGAGTGGAGGGCTGCCTGTTTGGTAATGGAGAGCGGACTGGCAATGTCGATTTAGTGACTCTGGCGCTTAATCTTTACACGCAGGGAATCTCTCCTGAACTCGATTTCAGCCACATGAAGAAGGTGGTGGAAGTGGTTGAGGAGTGTAATCAACTCCCCGTCGCGCCACGCCATCCTTATGCCGGAGAACTCGCTTTTACGGCTTTTTCCGGGTCGCATCAAGATGCGATTAAAAAGGGGTTTGCAGCACGACAGCATTCGGCCTCGCCATTATGGGAAATTCCCTATCTTCCGCTCGATCCTGAAGACATCGGTTGCAGTTACGAGGCCGTTATCCGCGTAAACAGCCAGTCAGGAAAAAGCGGTGCTGCCTGGTTGCTTGAGCAAAACCATGGCCTCATCCTGCCTCGTCAACTTCAGAAGACCTTCAGCCTGCTGGTACAGAAAGCGTCTGAATCTGAGGGGAAAGAAATGTCGCAGATGGCTGTCTGGATACTCTTTCGTGAGGCTTACGGTTTAGTCGAATTACCGCCGATTCGGTTAACTAAATATACCTGCGATAATCAGCTTGGGCAGAACACAACGCTTTCCGCTGAAATCATTTTCCGGGATAAACGACTGAATTTGAAGGGCGCAGGAAACGGTTTTCTCTCTGCGGGAATGACGGCACTCTGCCGAGAGGTGAAAGCAGACCTTAATATTGTGAGCTATCAGGAACACACGTTAGGTCAGCGTAGTGACAGCCGTTCTGTGGCTTATGTGTGCTGTCAGAACCATGCGGGTGAATGTGCATGGGGTGTCAGCATTGACAGCGATGTTACCCGAGCCTCTTTGCAAGCGATGCTGAATGCTGCAGGGCGCTTGATTAGGGGTTGAAGTAATTGCCGGGTGTCACGCCCATGACTCTGCGAAACATGGCACTGAAGGCTCCCGGGTTGGCGTAGCCTAAATCAAGCGCCACTCGGGTGACTTGTTCGCCCTGTGCCAGACGCGTTAGCGCAATCAGCAAACGTGCGCGACGAACCCACTCACTGAATTGCATGCCAGTTTGCTGATAAAAATGTCGGCTGAGCGTTCTTACGCTGACGTTGACTTGCTCGGCAGCCTTGGCAACAGTCCAGGCTTCGTAGGGGGTCTGACGGACTGTATGACACAATAATTTCAGACGCTCAGAAATCGGCTCAGGAAGGCAAAAAGGAAGCGTATTCATCAAACGTATTTCATCAAGGATAAGTTCATAAATACGTTCGGTCCGACTTCCAGGTTCATACTTTGCGGGAAGTTTCAGGACATCGATGATGAGTTCGCGTAATAAAGGCGTTATCCCCACGACCTGACAGATAACAGGGAGGTCTGCTCTGGCCAGCGGTTCGACAAAAAGCACTCTGGCCTTAACTTCACCCACAATATGTAAGGCATGTGGAATATCTGCGGGTATCCATACCCCACGCGAGGGCGGAACCACCCAGAACCCCTGTTGGGTTTCAACCCGAATAACCCCGCTAAGCGTATGAATTAACTGGGCGCAACGGTGAGTGTGCCAGCTTTCATAATCCCCGTGAGTATAGTTGTGTGCGTACGGAATTAATGGTCTGCACGAGAAATCAAAATCGGATTGTTTTGTCACTCCGCACCCACCCTCTCATCCTAAAAAGATGAGATATCCTACCTCGTTTACTCGCGGGCTGCTTGTGCTAGTCAGTGTTTGCGAGTGGCATGACTACTCGAAGGCCTAAATAACAAAGGCCAGCATAAGCTGGCCTTTTGACTCGATTGCGCAATGTTTACTGCAAGCCGAGTTTCTTCTCCAGATAGTGGATGTTCGTGCCACCTCTCTGGAAGTTTTCGTCGCTCATGATCTTCATCTGAAGTTCGATGTTGGTTTTGATGCCATCGATGATCAGTTCAGCCAGCGCGTTCTTCATACGGGAAATCGCGATTTCGCGCGTTTCGCCGTAAGTGATCAGCTTGCCGATCATGGAATCGTAATACGGCGGTACGGTATAACCGGCGTAAATATGCGATTCCCAACGAACACCAAAGCCACCCGGCGCGTGGAAACGCGTGATTTTACCCGGGCTTGGCAGGAACGTGTTCGGGTCTTCCGCGTTGATACGGCATTCCACTGCATGGCCGCGAACCTTAACGTCTTTCTGCTTGATGGACAGCGGCTGACCAGCAGCAATACGCAGCTGTTCTTTGATCAGATCCACGCCGGTAATCATTTCGGTTACCGGATGTTCCACCTGAATACGGGTGTTCATTTCAATGAAGTAGAACTCACCGTTTTCGTACAGAAACTCAAACGTACCCGCACCGCGATAGTTGATATCGATACAGGCTTTGGCGCAGCGATCGCCGATATTGCGACGCAGTTCGTCCGTAATGCCCGGTGCTGGCGCTTCTTCCACCACTTTCTGGTGGCGGCGCTGCATGGAACAGTCACGCTCGGCCAGATAGACGGCGTGGCCCTGACCATCAGCCAGAATCTGAATTTCCACGTGACGTGGGTTTTCCAGATATTTTTCCATGTAAACCATGTCGTTGTTGAAAGCCGCTTTGGCTTCCGCACGGGTCATGTTGATGGATTGTTCCAGCTCTTTGTCGCTGCGCACGACGCGCATACCACGACCACCGCCGCCGCCAGAGGCTTTGATGATGACCGGATAGCCGATGCGTTTTGCATGAACACGGTTAGCGTCCATGTCGTCGGTCAGAGGGCCATCGGAGCCTGGTACGGTTGGAACACCCGCTTTTTTCATGGCGGTGATGGCAGACACTTTATCGCCCATCAGGCGAATCGTGTCGGCTTTCGGGCCGATGAAAATAAAGCCGGAGCGTTCAACTTGCTCGGCAAAATCCGCATTTTCGGACAGGAAACCGTAGCCAGGGTGAATCGCGACGGCACCCGTGATTTCCGCAGCGGAAATAATCGCTGGGATATTCAGATAGCTTTTTGTTGACGGAGCCGGGCCGATACACACGGTTTCGTCCGCCAGCAATACGTGTTTCAAATCGCGATCCGCACTGGAGTGAACGGCGACGGTTTTGATGCCCAGTTCTTTACAGGCACGCAAAATACGCAGCGCAATCTCTCCGCGGTTAGCGATAACGATTTTATCTAGCATGATAAGCCTCGTTATTCGATGACAACCAGTGGCTCGTCAAATTCAACCGGCTGACCGTTTTCGACCAGGATGGCTTTCACCACGCCTGATTTGTCGGCTTCGATCTGGTTCATCATTTTCATCGCTTCGACGATGCACAGGGTATCGCCGACATTGACGTGCTGACCCACTTCCACGAAGGCTTTAGCATCCGGGCTTGGGGTGCGGTAGAAGGTTCCAACCATTGGAGAACGAACGATGTGTCCACTGATGGCAGCCGGTGCTGCAACTGCT
It encodes:
- the accB gene encoding acetyl-CoA carboxylase biotin carboxyl carrier protein — translated: MDIRKIKKLIELVEESGIAELEISEGEESVRISRAPAAVNYPMMQQAYATPMMQPQPALAAAVAPAPVEAVAAPAAISGHIVRSPMVGTFYRTPSPDAKAFVEVGQHVNVGDTLCIVEAMKMMNQIEADKSGVVKAILVENGQPVEFDEPLVVIE
- a CDS encoding AraC family transcriptional regulator, with amino-acid sequence MTKQSDFDFSCRPLIPYAHNYTHGDYESWHTHRCAQLIHTLSGVIRVETQQGFWVVPPSRGVWIPADIPHALHIVGEVKARVLFVEPLARADLPVICQVVGITPLLRELIIDVLKLPAKYEPGSRTERIYELILDEIRLMNTLPFCLPEPISERLKLLCHTVRQTPYEAWTVAKAAEQVNVSVRTLSRHFYQQTGMQFSEWVRRARLLIALTRLAQGEQVTRVALDLGYANPGAFSAMFRRVMGVTPGNYFNP
- the leuA gene encoding 2-isopropylmalate synthase gives rise to the protein MLNNPSSKYKAHPPIDLKDRQWPDNTLTQPPRWLSTDLRDGNQALAEPMNEMRKLKFWDLLIACGFREIEVAFPSASQTDFNFVRLLIEEKRIPQNVTIQVLTQAREDLIARTFESLSGVHRATLHLYNATAPIFRDVVFRQTRDEIIQLAVNATKQIRRLCAEAQETDWTFQYSPETFCFTEPDFALQICEAVADVWEPDACRPMIINLPATVEVNTPNVYADQIEYFCRHFSRRDKVCISVHPHNDRGTGIACAELALLAGAERVEGCLFGNGERTGNVDLVTLALNLYTQGISPELDFSHMKKVVEVVEECNQLPVAPRHPYAGELAFTAFSGSHQDAIKKGFAARQHSASPLWEIPYLPLDPEDIGCSYEAVIRVNSQSGKSGAAWLLEQNHGLILPRQLQKTFSLLVQKASESEGKEMSQMAVWILFREAYGLVELPPIRLTKYTCDNQLGQNTTLSAEIIFRDKRLNLKGAGNGFLSAGMTALCREVKADLNIVSYQEHTLGQRSDSRSVAYVCCQNHAGECAWGVSIDSDVTRASLQAMLNAAGRLIRG
- the accC gene encoding acetyl-CoA carboxylase biotin carboxylase subunit, which translates into the protein MLDKIVIANRGEIALRILRACKELGIKTVAVHSSADRDLKHVLLADETVCIGPAPSTKSYLNIPAIISAAEITGAVAIHPGYGFLSENADFAEQVERSGFIFIGPKADTIRLMGDKVSAITAMKKAGVPTVPGSDGPLTDDMDANRVHAKRIGYPVIIKASGGGGGRGMRVVRSDKELEQSINMTRAEAKAAFNNDMVYMEKYLENPRHVEIQILADGQGHAVYLAERDCSMQRRHQKVVEEAPAPGITDELRRNIGDRCAKACIDINYRGAGTFEFLYENGEFYFIEMNTRIQVEHPVTEMITGVDLIKEQLRIAAGQPLSIKQKDVKVRGHAVECRINAEDPNTFLPSPGKITRFHAPGGFGVRWESHIYAGYTVPPYYDSMIGKLITYGETREIAISRMKNALAELIIDGIKTNIELQMKIMSDENFQRGGTNIHYLEKKLGLQ